A genomic segment from Thermoplasmata archaeon encodes:
- a CDS encoding restriction endonuclease, which translates to MTMPVVIPDDFGLMDPSKLTDIAPITFRIPLMDTEIVGICFRGDPEEITAGLKEWDLLSLVREPDNPYDRRAVKVLNQDGMHIGYIPRDRNETVANLMDAGKHLYCEITGIGGFRHDPCVRIRVLMDDL; encoded by the coding sequence ATGACCATGCCTGTGGTGATACCGGACGACTTCGGCCTGATGGACCCTTCCAAGCTCACCGACATAGCTCCGATCACATTCAGGATACCTCTGATGGACACGGAGATAGTGGGGATATGCTTCAGGGGCGACCCGGAGGAGATCACCGCAGGTCTGAAGGAGTGGGACCTTCTGTCGCTGGTCAGGGAGCCGGACAACCCCTACGACAGGCGCGCAGTGAAGGTCCTCAACCAGGACGGGATGCACATAGGGTACATCCCCAGGGACAGGAACGAGACCGTCGCCAACCTGATGGACGCAGGGAAGCATCTGTACTGCGAGATAACCGGTATCGGGGGATTCAGGCACGACCCGTGCGTAAGGATAAGGGTGCTGATGGACGATCTGTGA